A part of Pungitius pungitius chromosome 15, fPunPun2.1, whole genome shotgun sequence genomic DNA contains:
- the slc4a2a gene encoding anion exchange protein 2a isoform X1 yields the protein MPASSGHRLDDVPTARCHLVKRSSRGPIVQVIKDQISRQASSHLQPDRTPHEVFVELNELVIDGNQELQWRETARWVRFEEEVEEEETERWGRPHDASLSFRSLLELRKTISHGTVLLDLKQKTLPGIAQQMVEQMVISAQIKAEDRDNILQALLLRHSHPSDERDHSLFSKYISAANMAKWMDRNRSEPCLTLTNHREADREKCTKDPVPISASKSKHEVKLMEKIPERAEATVVLVGSVGFLEQPSMAFVRLQEAVLLDSVLEVPVPVRFLFLLLGPPTANIDYHQIGRSISTLMSDKLFHEAAYQADDRQDLLTAVNRFLDCSVVLPPSNVNGNELIHSVDRFEQEMLRKKEEQSVTQQDKGFLVPLKPGEEPLRRSGRLFGGLIRDVTRRYPQYLSDLRDALNPQCMAAVIFIYFAALSPAITFGGLLGEKTEGLIGVSELIVATSLHGIVFSVLGAQPLLVIGFSGPLLVFEEAFYTFCRDNGVEYLTGRVWIGFWLVLIVLLTVAFEGSILVRFVSRFTQEIFSFLISLIFIYETFAKLVKIFQDHPLQNCFPSNHTRSPSSCNFTTSGANTGKVIGEPNTALLSFVLMAGTYFIAFYLRKFKNSSFFPGKLRRSIGDFGVPIAILIMVLVDYSVEDTYTQKLNVPSGFSVSSPEKRGWLISPLGSDGQFPVWMMAASILPAILVFILIFMESQITALIVSKKERMLVKGTGFHLDLLIIVVVGGVSALFGLPWLSAATVRSVTHTNALTVLTKAVAPGDKPRIQEVKEQRVTGFLVAVLVGLSIVIGEVLRRIPLAVLFGIFLYMGVMSLNGIQLTERLILLLMPPKYHPDHSYVRKVRTLRMHLFTVVQLTCLSLLWVVMATAAALAFPFMLLLTIPVRMLLLPRLFNRRELQSLDADDAEPHLEEKEGQDEYSQLQMPV from the exons ATGCCTGCATCTTCAGGTCACCGATTGGACGATGTCCCGACGGCGAGGTGTCACCTGGTGAAGCGGAGCTCCAGAGGTCCGATCGTCCAAGTCATCAAGGATCAGATCAGCCGCCAAGCATCGTCCCACCTGCAACCAGACCGAACACCTCATGAG GTGTTCGTGGAGCTGAACGAACTGGTGATCGACGGGAACCAGGAGCTTCAGTGGAGGGAGACGGCTCGGTGGGTCAGGttcgaggaggaggtggaggaggaggagacggagcgcTGGGGGAGGCCCCACGACGCCTCGCTGTCCTTTCGCTCGCTGCTGGAGCTCCGAAAAACCATCTCCCACG GGACGGTGCTTCTGGATTTGAAGCAGAAGACTCTGCCGGGGATCGCTCAGCAAATGGTGGAGCAGATGGTGATCTCAGCTCAGATAAAAGCTGAAGACCGGGACAACATACTCCAAGCTTTGCTGCTCAGACACAG TCATCCCAGTGATGAGAGAGATCACAGCTTGTTCAGCAAGTACATCTCTGCAGCCAACATGGCCAAATGGATGGACAGAAACAGATCAGAGCCCTGCTTAACTCTGACAAATCACAGAGAGGCTGACAGAGAAAAGTGCACG aaggATCCTGTGCCTATCAGTGCCTCAAAATCCAAACATGAAGTGAAGCTGATGGAGAAGATCCCAGAAAGAGCTGAAGCCACAGTCGTCCTCGTTG GCAGCGTGGGCTTCCTGGAGCAGCCTTCAATGGCGTTTGTCCGACTGCAGGAGGCGGTGCTGCTGGACTCAGTCCTGGAGGTTCCGGTTCCTGTgaggttcctcttcctcctgctgggccCGCCTACGGCCAACATCGACTACCATCAGATTGGACGCTCCATCTCCACGCTCATGTCTGACAAG CTCTTCCATGAGGCGGCGTACCAGGCTGACGACCGCCAGGACTTGCTGACGGCAGTAAACCGCTTCCTAGACTGCAGTgtcgtcctccctccctccaacgTCAACGGCAATGAGCTCATCCACTCGGTCGACCGTTTCGAACAGGAAATGCTCCGAaagaaggaggagcagagcgtCACTCAGCAGGACAAAG GCTTCCTCGTTCCCCTTAAACCTGGCGAGGAGCCCCTAAGAAGGTCGGGCCGTCTATTTGGAGGTCTGATCAGAGACGTGACCCGGCGCTACCCTCAGTACCTCAGCGACCTCCGGGATGCTCTGAACCCTCAATGCATGGCCGCCGTCATCTTCATCTACTTTGCTGCCCTTTCTCCTGCCATCACCTTTGGAGGACTCCTGG GGGAGAAGACCGAGGGTCTGATCGGCGTGTCAGAGCTCATCGTGGCCACATCTCTGCATGGCATTGTGTTCAGCGTGCTGGGCGCTCAGCCACTGCTGGTAATTGGCTTCTCTGGACCCCTGCTGGTCTTTGAGGAGGCCTTCTACACG ttttgtagAGACAACGGGGTTGAGTATCTGACAGGTCGGGTCTGGATTGGTTTCTGGCTGGTGCTCATCGTTCTCCTCACCGTGGCCTTCGAGGGGAGCATCCTTGTTCGCTTTGTCTCCCGCTTTACCCAAGAGATCTTCTCCTTTCTCATCTCCCTCATCTTCATCTACGAGACCTTCGCCAAACTGGTCAAG ATATTTCAGGACCATCCTCTACAAAACTGTTTCCCGAGTAACCACACAAGGTCTCCATCTTCGTGCAACTTCACGACGTCTGGTGCAAATACTGGGAAGGTTATTGGGGAACCGAACACAGCTCTGCTGTCCTTCGTTCTCATGGCGGGAACCTACTTCATCGCCTTCTACCTACGGAAGTTCAAGAACAGCTCTTTTTTTCCTGGGAAG CTCCGTAGGAGCATTGGAGACTTTGGCGTCCCCATCGCTATCCTGATCATGGTGCTGGTGGACTACAGCGTGGAGGACACCTACACCCAG AAACTGAACGTGCCCAGTGGGTTCTCAGTATCCAGTCCAGAAAAGCGTGGTTGGTTGATCTCTCCTCTGGGGTCAGATGGACAGTTTCCTGTTTGGATGATGGCCGCCAGCATCCTGCCGGCCAtcctcgtcttcatcctcatcttcatgGAGTCCCAGATCACAGC GCTGATTGTCAGTAAGAAGGAACGGATGCTGGTGAAGGGAACTGGTTTTCACCTGGACCTCCTCATCATTGTGGTGGTGGGCGGAGTCTCGGCGTTGTTTGGTCTGCCCTGGTTGTCGGCTGCCACAGTTCGCTCCGTCACACACACCAACGCCCTTACAGTCCTGACCAAAGCTGTGGCTCCCGGAGACAAGCCCCGGATCCAGGAGGTCAAGGAGCAGAGGGTCACAGGCTTCCTGGTTGCTGTCTTAGTGG GCCTGTCTATTGTGATCGGCGAGGTTCTACGTCGAATCCCTCTCGCGGTTCTGTTTGGGATTTTTCTCTACATGGGTGTGATGTCTCTGAACGGGATCCAGCTCACCGAACGACTTATCTTGCTGCTGATGCCCCCAAAGTACCATCCAGACCACAGCTACGTTCGCAAG GTGCGGACACTGAGGATGCACCTGTTCACTGTCGTACAGCTGACATGTCTTTCCCTTCTGTGGGTCGTCATGGCAACTGCGGCAGCGCTGGCCTTCCCCTTCATGCTGCTGCTGACCATCCCGGTGAGGATGCTGCTGCTTCCCCGCCTCTTCAACCGCAGAGAGCTGCAGAGT CTGGACGCTGATGATGCGGAGCCCCACCTGGAAGAGAAGGAAGGACAGGACGAGTACTCACAGCTGCAGATGCCCGTGTGA
- the slc4a2a gene encoding anion exchange protein 2a isoform X2, whose protein sequence is MPASSGHRLDDVPTARCHLVKRSSRGPIVQVIKDQISRQASSHLQPDRTPHEVFVELNELVIDGNQELQWRETARWVRFEEEVEEEETERWGRPHDASLSFRSLLELRKTISHGTVLLDLKQKTLPGIAQQMVEQMVISAQIKAEDRDNILQALLLRHSHPSDERDHSLFSKYISAANMAKWMDRNRSEPCLTLTNHREADREKCTDPVPISASKSKHEVKLMEKIPERAEATVVLVGSVGFLEQPSMAFVRLQEAVLLDSVLEVPVPVRFLFLLLGPPTANIDYHQIGRSISTLMSDKLFHEAAYQADDRQDLLTAVNRFLDCSVVLPPSNVNGNELIHSVDRFEQEMLRKKEEQSVTQQDKGFLVPLKPGEEPLRRSGRLFGGLIRDVTRRYPQYLSDLRDALNPQCMAAVIFIYFAALSPAITFGGLLGEKTEGLIGVSELIVATSLHGIVFSVLGAQPLLVIGFSGPLLVFEEAFYTFCRDNGVEYLTGRVWIGFWLVLIVLLTVAFEGSILVRFVSRFTQEIFSFLISLIFIYETFAKLVKIFQDHPLQNCFPSNHTRSPSSCNFTTSGANTGKVIGEPNTALLSFVLMAGTYFIAFYLRKFKNSSFFPGKLRRSIGDFGVPIAILIMVLVDYSVEDTYTQKLNVPSGFSVSSPEKRGWLISPLGSDGQFPVWMMAASILPAILVFILIFMESQITALIVSKKERMLVKGTGFHLDLLIIVVVGGVSALFGLPWLSAATVRSVTHTNALTVLTKAVAPGDKPRIQEVKEQRVTGFLVAVLVGLSIVIGEVLRRIPLAVLFGIFLYMGVMSLNGIQLTERLILLLMPPKYHPDHSYVRKVRTLRMHLFTVVQLTCLSLLWVVMATAAALAFPFMLLLTIPVRMLLLPRLFNRRELQSLDADDAEPHLEEKEGQDEYSQLQMPV, encoded by the exons ATGCCTGCATCTTCAGGTCACCGATTGGACGATGTCCCGACGGCGAGGTGTCACCTGGTGAAGCGGAGCTCCAGAGGTCCGATCGTCCAAGTCATCAAGGATCAGATCAGCCGCCAAGCATCGTCCCACCTGCAACCAGACCGAACACCTCATGAG GTGTTCGTGGAGCTGAACGAACTGGTGATCGACGGGAACCAGGAGCTTCAGTGGAGGGAGACGGCTCGGTGGGTCAGGttcgaggaggaggtggaggaggaggagacggagcgcTGGGGGAGGCCCCACGACGCCTCGCTGTCCTTTCGCTCGCTGCTGGAGCTCCGAAAAACCATCTCCCACG GGACGGTGCTTCTGGATTTGAAGCAGAAGACTCTGCCGGGGATCGCTCAGCAAATGGTGGAGCAGATGGTGATCTCAGCTCAGATAAAAGCTGAAGACCGGGACAACATACTCCAAGCTTTGCTGCTCAGACACAG TCATCCCAGTGATGAGAGAGATCACAGCTTGTTCAGCAAGTACATCTCTGCAGCCAACATGGCCAAATGGATGGACAGAAACAGATCAGAGCCCTGCTTAACTCTGACAAATCACAGAGAGGCTGACAGAGAAAAGTGCACG gATCCTGTGCCTATCAGTGCCTCAAAATCCAAACATGAAGTGAAGCTGATGGAGAAGATCCCAGAAAGAGCTGAAGCCACAGTCGTCCTCGTTG GCAGCGTGGGCTTCCTGGAGCAGCCTTCAATGGCGTTTGTCCGACTGCAGGAGGCGGTGCTGCTGGACTCAGTCCTGGAGGTTCCGGTTCCTGTgaggttcctcttcctcctgctgggccCGCCTACGGCCAACATCGACTACCATCAGATTGGACGCTCCATCTCCACGCTCATGTCTGACAAG CTCTTCCATGAGGCGGCGTACCAGGCTGACGACCGCCAGGACTTGCTGACGGCAGTAAACCGCTTCCTAGACTGCAGTgtcgtcctccctccctccaacgTCAACGGCAATGAGCTCATCCACTCGGTCGACCGTTTCGAACAGGAAATGCTCCGAaagaaggaggagcagagcgtCACTCAGCAGGACAAAG GCTTCCTCGTTCCCCTTAAACCTGGCGAGGAGCCCCTAAGAAGGTCGGGCCGTCTATTTGGAGGTCTGATCAGAGACGTGACCCGGCGCTACCCTCAGTACCTCAGCGACCTCCGGGATGCTCTGAACCCTCAATGCATGGCCGCCGTCATCTTCATCTACTTTGCTGCCCTTTCTCCTGCCATCACCTTTGGAGGACTCCTGG GGGAGAAGACCGAGGGTCTGATCGGCGTGTCAGAGCTCATCGTGGCCACATCTCTGCATGGCATTGTGTTCAGCGTGCTGGGCGCTCAGCCACTGCTGGTAATTGGCTTCTCTGGACCCCTGCTGGTCTTTGAGGAGGCCTTCTACACG ttttgtagAGACAACGGGGTTGAGTATCTGACAGGTCGGGTCTGGATTGGTTTCTGGCTGGTGCTCATCGTTCTCCTCACCGTGGCCTTCGAGGGGAGCATCCTTGTTCGCTTTGTCTCCCGCTTTACCCAAGAGATCTTCTCCTTTCTCATCTCCCTCATCTTCATCTACGAGACCTTCGCCAAACTGGTCAAG ATATTTCAGGACCATCCTCTACAAAACTGTTTCCCGAGTAACCACACAAGGTCTCCATCTTCGTGCAACTTCACGACGTCTGGTGCAAATACTGGGAAGGTTATTGGGGAACCGAACACAGCTCTGCTGTCCTTCGTTCTCATGGCGGGAACCTACTTCATCGCCTTCTACCTACGGAAGTTCAAGAACAGCTCTTTTTTTCCTGGGAAG CTCCGTAGGAGCATTGGAGACTTTGGCGTCCCCATCGCTATCCTGATCATGGTGCTGGTGGACTACAGCGTGGAGGACACCTACACCCAG AAACTGAACGTGCCCAGTGGGTTCTCAGTATCCAGTCCAGAAAAGCGTGGTTGGTTGATCTCTCCTCTGGGGTCAGATGGACAGTTTCCTGTTTGGATGATGGCCGCCAGCATCCTGCCGGCCAtcctcgtcttcatcctcatcttcatgGAGTCCCAGATCACAGC GCTGATTGTCAGTAAGAAGGAACGGATGCTGGTGAAGGGAACTGGTTTTCACCTGGACCTCCTCATCATTGTGGTGGTGGGCGGAGTCTCGGCGTTGTTTGGTCTGCCCTGGTTGTCGGCTGCCACAGTTCGCTCCGTCACACACACCAACGCCCTTACAGTCCTGACCAAAGCTGTGGCTCCCGGAGACAAGCCCCGGATCCAGGAGGTCAAGGAGCAGAGGGTCACAGGCTTCCTGGTTGCTGTCTTAGTGG GCCTGTCTATTGTGATCGGCGAGGTTCTACGTCGAATCCCTCTCGCGGTTCTGTTTGGGATTTTTCTCTACATGGGTGTGATGTCTCTGAACGGGATCCAGCTCACCGAACGACTTATCTTGCTGCTGATGCCCCCAAAGTACCATCCAGACCACAGCTACGTTCGCAAG GTGCGGACACTGAGGATGCACCTGTTCACTGTCGTACAGCTGACATGTCTTTCCCTTCTGTGGGTCGTCATGGCAACTGCGGCAGCGCTGGCCTTCCCCTTCATGCTGCTGCTGACCATCCCGGTGAGGATGCTGCTGCTTCCCCGCCTCTTCAACCGCAGAGAGCTGCAGAGT CTGGACGCTGATGATGCGGAGCCCCACCTGGAAGAGAAGGAAGGACAGGACGAGTACTCACAGCTGCAGATGCCCGTGTGA
- the slc4a2a gene encoding anion exchange protein 2a isoform X3 codes for MMVGLDLKSQQRKVFVELNELVIDGNQELQWRETARWVRFEEEVEEEETERWGRPHDASLSFRSLLELRKTISHGTVLLDLKQKTLPGIAQQMVEQMVISAQIKAEDRDNILQALLLRHSHPSDERDHSLFSKYISAANMAKWMDRNRSEPCLTLTNHREADREKCTKDPVPISASKSKHEVKLMEKIPERAEATVVLVGSVGFLEQPSMAFVRLQEAVLLDSVLEVPVPVRFLFLLLGPPTANIDYHQIGRSISTLMSDKLFHEAAYQADDRQDLLTAVNRFLDCSVVLPPSNVNGNELIHSVDRFEQEMLRKKEEQSVTQQDKGFLVPLKPGEEPLRRSGRLFGGLIRDVTRRYPQYLSDLRDALNPQCMAAVIFIYFAALSPAITFGGLLGEKTEGLIGVSELIVATSLHGIVFSVLGAQPLLVIGFSGPLLVFEEAFYTFCRDNGVEYLTGRVWIGFWLVLIVLLTVAFEGSILVRFVSRFTQEIFSFLISLIFIYETFAKLVKIFQDHPLQNCFPSNHTRSPSSCNFTTSGANTGKVIGEPNTALLSFVLMAGTYFIAFYLRKFKNSSFFPGKLRRSIGDFGVPIAILIMVLVDYSVEDTYTQKLNVPSGFSVSSPEKRGWLISPLGSDGQFPVWMMAASILPAILVFILIFMESQITALIVSKKERMLVKGTGFHLDLLIIVVVGGVSALFGLPWLSAATVRSVTHTNALTVLTKAVAPGDKPRIQEVKEQRVTGFLVAVLVGLSIVIGEVLRRIPLAVLFGIFLYMGVMSLNGIQLTERLILLLMPPKYHPDHSYVRKVRTLRMHLFTVVQLTCLSLLWVVMATAAALAFPFMLLLTIPVRMLLLPRLFNRRELQSLDADDAEPHLEEKEGQDEYSQLQMPV; via the exons atgATGGTCGGTTTGGACCTGAAGAGTCAACAGAGAAAG GTGTTCGTGGAGCTGAACGAACTGGTGATCGACGGGAACCAGGAGCTTCAGTGGAGGGAGACGGCTCGGTGGGTCAGGttcgaggaggaggtggaggaggaggagacggagcgcTGGGGGAGGCCCCACGACGCCTCGCTGTCCTTTCGCTCGCTGCTGGAGCTCCGAAAAACCATCTCCCACG GGACGGTGCTTCTGGATTTGAAGCAGAAGACTCTGCCGGGGATCGCTCAGCAAATGGTGGAGCAGATGGTGATCTCAGCTCAGATAAAAGCTGAAGACCGGGACAACATACTCCAAGCTTTGCTGCTCAGACACAG TCATCCCAGTGATGAGAGAGATCACAGCTTGTTCAGCAAGTACATCTCTGCAGCCAACATGGCCAAATGGATGGACAGAAACAGATCAGAGCCCTGCTTAACTCTGACAAATCACAGAGAGGCTGACAGAGAAAAGTGCACG aaggATCCTGTGCCTATCAGTGCCTCAAAATCCAAACATGAAGTGAAGCTGATGGAGAAGATCCCAGAAAGAGCTGAAGCCACAGTCGTCCTCGTTG GCAGCGTGGGCTTCCTGGAGCAGCCTTCAATGGCGTTTGTCCGACTGCAGGAGGCGGTGCTGCTGGACTCAGTCCTGGAGGTTCCGGTTCCTGTgaggttcctcttcctcctgctgggccCGCCTACGGCCAACATCGACTACCATCAGATTGGACGCTCCATCTCCACGCTCATGTCTGACAAG CTCTTCCATGAGGCGGCGTACCAGGCTGACGACCGCCAGGACTTGCTGACGGCAGTAAACCGCTTCCTAGACTGCAGTgtcgtcctccctccctccaacgTCAACGGCAATGAGCTCATCCACTCGGTCGACCGTTTCGAACAGGAAATGCTCCGAaagaaggaggagcagagcgtCACTCAGCAGGACAAAG GCTTCCTCGTTCCCCTTAAACCTGGCGAGGAGCCCCTAAGAAGGTCGGGCCGTCTATTTGGAGGTCTGATCAGAGACGTGACCCGGCGCTACCCTCAGTACCTCAGCGACCTCCGGGATGCTCTGAACCCTCAATGCATGGCCGCCGTCATCTTCATCTACTTTGCTGCCCTTTCTCCTGCCATCACCTTTGGAGGACTCCTGG GGGAGAAGACCGAGGGTCTGATCGGCGTGTCAGAGCTCATCGTGGCCACATCTCTGCATGGCATTGTGTTCAGCGTGCTGGGCGCTCAGCCACTGCTGGTAATTGGCTTCTCTGGACCCCTGCTGGTCTTTGAGGAGGCCTTCTACACG ttttgtagAGACAACGGGGTTGAGTATCTGACAGGTCGGGTCTGGATTGGTTTCTGGCTGGTGCTCATCGTTCTCCTCACCGTGGCCTTCGAGGGGAGCATCCTTGTTCGCTTTGTCTCCCGCTTTACCCAAGAGATCTTCTCCTTTCTCATCTCCCTCATCTTCATCTACGAGACCTTCGCCAAACTGGTCAAG ATATTTCAGGACCATCCTCTACAAAACTGTTTCCCGAGTAACCACACAAGGTCTCCATCTTCGTGCAACTTCACGACGTCTGGTGCAAATACTGGGAAGGTTATTGGGGAACCGAACACAGCTCTGCTGTCCTTCGTTCTCATGGCGGGAACCTACTTCATCGCCTTCTACCTACGGAAGTTCAAGAACAGCTCTTTTTTTCCTGGGAAG CTCCGTAGGAGCATTGGAGACTTTGGCGTCCCCATCGCTATCCTGATCATGGTGCTGGTGGACTACAGCGTGGAGGACACCTACACCCAG AAACTGAACGTGCCCAGTGGGTTCTCAGTATCCAGTCCAGAAAAGCGTGGTTGGTTGATCTCTCCTCTGGGGTCAGATGGACAGTTTCCTGTTTGGATGATGGCCGCCAGCATCCTGCCGGCCAtcctcgtcttcatcctcatcttcatgGAGTCCCAGATCACAGC GCTGATTGTCAGTAAGAAGGAACGGATGCTGGTGAAGGGAACTGGTTTTCACCTGGACCTCCTCATCATTGTGGTGGTGGGCGGAGTCTCGGCGTTGTTTGGTCTGCCCTGGTTGTCGGCTGCCACAGTTCGCTCCGTCACACACACCAACGCCCTTACAGTCCTGACCAAAGCTGTGGCTCCCGGAGACAAGCCCCGGATCCAGGAGGTCAAGGAGCAGAGGGTCACAGGCTTCCTGGTTGCTGTCTTAGTGG GCCTGTCTATTGTGATCGGCGAGGTTCTACGTCGAATCCCTCTCGCGGTTCTGTTTGGGATTTTTCTCTACATGGGTGTGATGTCTCTGAACGGGATCCAGCTCACCGAACGACTTATCTTGCTGCTGATGCCCCCAAAGTACCATCCAGACCACAGCTACGTTCGCAAG GTGCGGACACTGAGGATGCACCTGTTCACTGTCGTACAGCTGACATGTCTTTCCCTTCTGTGGGTCGTCATGGCAACTGCGGCAGCGCTGGCCTTCCCCTTCATGCTGCTGCTGACCATCCCGGTGAGGATGCTGCTGCTTCCCCGCCTCTTCAACCGCAGAGAGCTGCAGAGT CTGGACGCTGATGATGCGGAGCCCCACCTGGAAGAGAAGGAAGGACAGGACGAGTACTCACAGCTGCAGATGCCCGTGTGA
- the LOC119209134 gene encoding dnaJ homolog subfamily C member 5-like has translation MLVVTGDALRMSDGRQRTLSTSGESLYQVLSLQKGCSHDDIKKSYRKLALRFHPDKNPDNPEAAEKFKELNSAHAVLSDLTKRNIYDSYGSLGLYVAQQFGEDNVNTYFMLSTWWAKGLFLVCGVLTGCYCCCCLCCCCNCCFGKLKPTPTGEGAGPEYVSPDDLEEEIRNSADDDVDAPIVQQPLNPSEKTQLISDGHKKYGDTFT, from the exons ATGTTGGTTGTCACAGGCGATGCTCTCAGGATGTCCGACGGGAGACAGAGAACGTTGTCCACCTCTGGAGAATCTCTGTATCAGGTCCTGAGTCTGCAGAAAGGCTGCAGCCATGACGACATCAAGAAGTCCTACAG GAAGCTGGCGTTGCGGTTCCACCCGGACAAGAACCCGGACAACCCAGAGGCGGCAGAGAAGTTCAAGGAGCTGAACAGCGCCCACGCCGTCCTGTCCGACCTCACCAAGAGGAACATCTATGACTCGTATGGGTCCCTGGGCCTCTACGTGGCCCAGCAGTTTGGAGAGGACAACGTCAACACCTACTTCATGCTGTCCACCTGGTGGGCcaag GGTCTCTTTCTGGTTTGTGGGGTCCTCACTGGctgttactgctgctgctgtctctgctgctgctgtaactGCTGCTTTGGGAAGCTGAAGCCGACGCCCACaggtgagggggcggggccagaaTATGTCTCCCCAgacgacctggaggaggagatccgCAACAGCGCCGACGATG atGTCGACGCTCCGATTGTTCAGCAGCCGTTGAACCCCAGTGAGAAAACCCAGCTGATCAGTGATGGACACAAAAAATATGGAGACACCTTCACATGA